DNA from Malus sylvestris chromosome 11, drMalSylv7.2, whole genome shotgun sequence:
AACAGGAATCCACATTAATATCCGATTAATATAGTTAACTTGAAGCTTTCTTCAATTGGATCTTGCAAATGAAACTTGTGTTTGAAGCAACAACCCAGACACCTTTGTCTCAGTACCTACCTAGTCTGCCTACAAACATGACGGAAATTTAACGATTGCAAGACTTCCAACCACAGCCGGTAGCGATTCTCAATATGCAACACCGTCAGCCATACCGTCATTGTATGAACAGACTTACAATGAACGGCTGGATTCATAACACATTTAGTCATTAACCATTCGTTAATATGCAAAAATGTCATCGCATATGAAAACAGAAATAATGTGAGAACTGCAGTTATAACCACAAAAGATAAAAGACTAGTAATCGGATATCAAAAGGTGTTACAACTTCAAAACTAAAACAGAGCCACCGCAAACTCACAGAACTCCCCTCTTAGCGAAGCTTTGCCGCTAACTTAGATGATACCGATTTTGTTTGCCACATCCAAAGCATCGTAGTCAGGGGTTAGCCTAACATAAGCCTTTTTGGTACCATCGGGCCtggatcaaaaaaaaaaaaatattatcagAAACAAGTATGGATCACAAGCCAGTAATCTTAATGAACTACGATGCCATAATTATTACAAAATTGAAACTATATACccattgaaaaaaaatgatcattATTTTTCTCCGTTCACCACCACTAGTAACCTGTCATAATTGTACACATTTAAGGAAGTGTGTCCACACCAAGTTACTCGGATCAAATCATGAGCTACATATCTCATGCCTCATAAGCCTTCGAAAAATAAAGCAATTTGGACAAAGTCACACGGGACAGCTCATGCATCAAATATTAAAACTTGCAAAAAATGCATTAAACTAACATCTTGGCCGAAGTAAAAGAGCTTATACACAATTATTCTTGAAGGAGGTCTGTTTACATAATCAAGGCAACTttgcaaaattttgaaaaagagaCATCCGTTGTTCTTCTTTAGGCAGTATTCTAATGTCGAAATTGTACTAACCTGATCAAGGTATTCACTTTCTTGGTCTGAATGTCGTACATCTTCTTGACTGCATCCTTGATTTTCTTCTTGTCAGCACGTATGTCAACAATAAAGACCAAAGTGTTGTTATCTTCAATCTTCTTCATTGCAGACTCAGTGGTAAGAGGATATTTCAATATTTGATAATGATCAAGCTTGTTCCTCGGTGTAGCACTAATACGAGGGTACTTAGGGTTCCTCTCCTTTTTCAATGTCCTAGGGCGGTGAAATGTAACTGAGGTTCTGATCTTCTTAACTTTCTTAACAGCAGGGCCAGATTTCAAAGCCCTTGCAGCCTTCACGGCTTGTGACTTTGGGTCAGCCTTTTTTGAAACATCAGCTGCAAAAGATATGCACCGGTAAGACAGAACCTACTTAAAATTTTATCCATATAAATCTTCTCGTAGCTCATTGGAGAGGGGAAAGTCGTACTGGTACTTATGTGAAAGAACGTACTACACGCAATGAGTATGGGAATTAAGAGTGGAAAATGAATTTGCATCACCTACGGTTACTAATTAAACAAAACCCAAGCCATTGCAGAGCCAATTACATCTTGTCAATATCTACTGAAAGGAGCGATGAAAATTTGCCAAGTACAAGCTAACGTTAACAGGCATTGACCTATAACTAGAATGCTAGCAGACGAGTCGTAATTAAAACCCACACCAAAGATGTTCAAATCCAATTGGCTATTAGCTTATACATTTTATCTTCCAATTCCCTTGACACCCCTAGATTCTGACTGCACCGTGCACACGAAACTTAACAAAACTAGACTCCAAATTTTCCATTCGATTGGCTAACATTTGAATTCTAACTATAAAAAATACTCCACAACTCATAAGCACTTAATCATTGATACATTCATGTGCAGTTAATGACTGCGATGTAAATAGGAAAAGGAAACATGTAGCGGTAAACTGAATATGACGGTGAAGATTTCTTTTGTTTAGCCGATTCCTCAAATTTCACAGCAGCCATTAATTTAGGAACGTATAAAGTTGTTCTTAGAACAATGAGAACGCACACAATGATTAAAggttaaaaaaagaaattagggttttgcacAAACATAGAACAATCTAACCCATTTGGTCCATCAGAAAATGCGGCATACAATCTTAGTTTCCATACCAACAAGAACCCAAGAGATCCACCTCCGACGACAATTCGGTTAATTTGAATTCATTTTTCACTAACTAATGCTAAGACTCATGCcaagagaaataaaatatatcGAGATTTTGATGCAATAACTAGACTTTGcaccattttctcagcaaccaaacagaaacataggaaaaaaaattgaagcacGACAAGATAATGAGAATGAAGGGGCAGTACCTTTACGTGGAGCCATTGATGCCGACGAAGAAGCTCTGGTTATATTCCCAAATCACCACCTGGAAACCCTAAAAGGACACACAGATAGATACAGCACGTAAATTTCAACACTTTCTCAGTTTTCAAAAGCGTGTGTCTgcagagagcgagagagagaccTGCCGGCGTGAAGCTGAACCAGTAGGGTTTACGGTGGAGGAGGAAGCAGGGTTTATATATAGAGTACTCGAAATTACATAAATGTCCACGTATGTTATTTGATTTACCCGCATGAGCATTGGGCTTTCTCGCGGGAATGTGGACCCGACTTGAAAACTCAGGCCGAAGTCCAATTGTATGGTTTGATGTAGCAAATTGTCTGAGAATCAGGGCCCGTTTTCGGCTTCTCCAAAAAGCACTTTTGTTAGAAAAGCGTTGAAAATTTATTCAAAGTCAAGTGCTTTCTCTAGCCCAGTACGAGAACGGCTTTTATGGCTCAGcagtatttttaaattttctgttaAACAGCGTCAAAGACGTTTTCTGTTGTCATATAAACATATCTAAACTTACGAGCCACAATAAACAGTTTACTTTATGTCCCATCTTTGTTCCTTTTGTTTTCAAGCGGAAAAGACTTGGTTGTTGAAAGATTCAGGAGGTGCTATTGAAAGATTCAGGAGGTGCTATTGAAAGATTCAGGAGGTGCTACTGAATCTTCAGCAGCCAAGTCTCGTTCTTTCTAAGTTGATCTTATCTTCCTCTGTAATTGGTGTCAAAATTGAAACCCTCCTGACCATGGCCAACCCGTATCCCTTTGGATCGGCGAACTTTGTCGGGTTGTTTGTCATTAGACTCATCGTTCGGCTCTTATGTCTCTCAAAATTTGTCCAAAATTATTTAAACAATGGTTTTGTAAGTCACACTTCATATACACGTCTAGCAAAATGTTCTTTTAACTGATTGTAAATATACGTTATAGATTAACAGTTTGACAATATAAGAGTTTGTACGACTGACCTGGGCACCGATCCCATATTCACGAGAATCAACGACTAGTCCGAGTTCTCCGTTGGCATGGACTGTGTCATGGCCTTGCCCTGCAGATGTAGGCTTGAAGTTTGTGGCCTAGACCAATGCCTCTTCATGACCTCTGAAAATGTTAAATGATGTTTTATCCTAATTTTACATGTGGTTTGcgatcgtttgtttaaaaaaaaaaaaaacaaaaactcttcaAAACTATTATTTGACCAAATCAACGGTCGATCTTGTACTGTAGAAGAATGAACATTTTCGGATTTTTCCAGTCTTTGGAACCTGAGCGAGGGAGAGGCCGCTGACGTGTCCACACTTTTCAAAAGCCAGGGAAACAACAGTCTTCCAGACAACACACATTACGGAGAGAAATCGCCGCCGGAGATTCCGATACGCTGCTCGCTGCTACTGCTAAATCCGCCACGTGTCCCCCTAACTCTATTTGATCACAGTCATCGAGCCCCGCGCCATTTCTCCGGCGACCTAACGGCACCGTATTCGACACAAGCTTCCAGGCGAACTCCATCAGCTACACTCTTCACGATCGTGCTATGGCCGAAACGACGACGTTGCCGGGCGCTACGCAGCCGAGCAAGCTGTGGAAAGGGGTTTTCGCGGTGGCCGGAATCATGACCACGCTCGTCACCTACGGCGTTCTTCAGGTTCCTAATTCCCTCGCATTTCTCTTATCCTTCGAATCCATCTCCGTTTTCTTGGCGGAAATGTTGAATCTTTTGCTTCGATTTCTTGCAGGAGAAGATCATGAGAGTGCCGTACGGCGACGACAAGGCGTTTTTCAAGTACTcgcttttccttgtcttctgcAACCGCATCATGACGTCGGCGGTCTCCGCCGTTGCTTTGTTGGCGAGAAAGAAGGCTCTGGATCCCGTCGCTCCGGTTTACAAGTACTGCCTTGTATCGATTTCGAACATACTAACGACTACATGTCAATATGAGGTGAGAGCTGcggtctttaattttttttgcagaatatgtaatttttttttagtttttgattgatttCGTACATTTCGGTGACCGCAGGCTCTCAAATACGTCAGCTTTCCGGTTCAAACGCTTGCGAAATGCGCCAAGATGATACCTGTGATGGTAAGAAAATACAGTTCGATCAGTTATGGTGCTTGTACTATTTCTGAGTAGTTTTATCTGTTTGGTTAATTTTTGTCATGATTTATTGTCAAGCTGAGTAACATGTTGTTCGAATTCGAAGTTTCAAACTATAAAAAATGCTTGGAGCATTCAACTTATCTAGTGTGCTGGATAAGAAAAAATGGTAAACTTGCACGCGTGACGAGATTTTCTCAAGGGCTAAACATGCTTGATTGATCAGTGAGCTCCAAATGTTTGAACGTGTGGAAGTTGGGCTTGAGGTGTGACCTATTAGTGAAGAGACCAATTGAGAAACTTAAGTATCTTTTTCATGAGGGACATATGATCTTGTGTTCTTTGGTTTGCCAATTCATGGGGTTATTCTTTATGCAGGTTTGGGGCACTATCATTATGCAAAAGAAATATAGGGGACCGGACTATTTTTTGGCATTTTTAGTGACAGTGGGCTGTTCAATATTCATTCTATATCCGGTATGGTCCGATTCCCTTTTGAATTCGTTAAAATTTTCCACTGAGGTGTGCACATACAAAGGATTGTTTTGAAAAGTGGTCTTAATTGGGTGACTGCTGTTTACATGTTAGCTTCGTTCATATCTTAGTATGATCACAGTACCATGCACCTTTGACTTACCACACTTGAGTGTCTTATGTACGCACTCTGTGAGCGCATTTGACAATAA
Protein-coding regions in this window:
- the LOC126590156 gene encoding 60S ribosomal protein L23a-like, translating into MAPRKADVSKKADPKSQAVKAARALKSGPAVKKVKKIRTSVTFHRPRTLKKERNPKYPRISATPRNKLDHYQILKYPLTTESAMKKIEDNNTLVFIVDIRADKKKIKDAVKKMYDIQTKKVNTLIRPDGTKKAYVRLTPDYDALDVANKIGII